One segment of Thermococcus profundus DNA contains the following:
- a CDS encoding transglutaminase-like domain-containing protein: MKRALKIFEVLTWIIILLLVGVTFDVSFNDGALSRRYLPGEFVEKLYEFREETRFLTGINDPVTKNFERYLNDPEERGILLNLSRSLKGKNQIESAWKILEWEDKRLTYDYGRAEPQFIPPSEFLSKGKGICGDYSLLTAGLLIAMNYSPVYVLAISFNDSETGHLTAAIRVGGKYLVADQHPPLMDLGTYYRHWAVYTANSSAKPLHIDRIEVYAVYWKDGRVNVRREGSMGRSEFMREDYNMTEGDARKLVGDLTSEIQRRFPNLKQDPLLLGSEKRDSPPEGYRSVSIFQATFPAYADYYIPEAHKGFVSLILDTLLENEELGRALETSDSFWVNGTLRKPSLSITVYTGRRGS; encoded by the coding sequence ATGAAGCGCGCCCTCAAGATCTTCGAAGTTCTCACTTGGATCATCATCCTGCTGCTCGTCGGGGTTACTTTTGACGTTTCCTTCAACGACGGCGCGCTCTCGCGGAGGTATCTCCCCGGTGAGTTTGTTGAAAAGCTCTACGAGTTCAGAGAAGAGACGCGGTTTCTTACCGGCATAAACGACCCAGTGACCAAGAACTTTGAGAGGTACCTGAACGACCCAGAAGAGCGCGGAATTTTGCTGAACCTATCCCGGAGCCTAAAAGGAAAAAACCAGATCGAATCCGCATGGAAAATTCTTGAGTGGGAGGACAAAAGACTAACATACGACTACGGAAGAGCCGAGCCCCAGTTCATCCCTCCCTCAGAGTTCCTGTCCAAGGGAAAGGGCATATGTGGCGACTACTCGCTTCTCACAGCAGGCCTTCTCATAGCTATGAACTACTCCCCCGTTTACGTCCTGGCGATAAGCTTCAACGATTCCGAAACCGGGCACCTGACGGCGGCGATACGGGTGGGGGGCAAGTACCTTGTGGCAGACCAGCACCCTCCTCTGATGGATCTGGGAACCTACTACCGCCACTGGGCGGTCTACACCGCGAACTCATCGGCAAAACCCCTTCACATAGATCGAATTGAGGTGTATGCGGTTTACTGGAAGGATGGGAGGGTAAACGTCAGACGCGAAGGAAGCATGGGGAGAAGCGAGTTCATGAGGGAAGACTACAACATGACGGAGGGCGACGCAAGAAAGCTTGTCGGGGACTTAACCTCCGAAATCCAGCGGAGATTCCCCAATCTAAAGCAGGATCCACTACTCCTGGGATCGGAGAAAAGGGATTCACCACCGGAGGGTTATCGCTCTGTTTCGATATTCCAGGCCACATTTCCCGCTTACGCGGACTATTACATACCGGAAGCCCACAAAGGGTTCGTGTCGCTGATTCTTGACACGCTTCTAGAAAACGAGGAGCTAGGAAGGGCCCTCGAAACCTCAGACTCGTTCTGGGTAAACGGAACCCTGAGAAAGCCATCCCTCTCAATAACGGTCTACACCGGACGAAGAGGGTCCTGA
- a CDS encoding UPF0147 family protein, protein MSELIQQIVQVLKEQVVQDTVVPRNIRRAAEQAIETLLDESKEPAVRAADAIAILEEISEDPNMPMHTRTIIWEVLGALEQVK, encoded by the coding sequence ATGAGCGAGCTAATCCAGCAAATTGTGCAGGTTCTCAAGGAGCAGGTCGTTCAGGACACCGTTGTTCCGAGGAACATCAGGCGCGCCGCTGAACAGGCCATCGAGACCCTCCTCGACGAGAGCAAGGAGCCGGCCGTTAGGGCCGCCGACGCCATAGCCATCCTTGAGGAGATAAGCGAGGATCCGAACATGCCCATGCACACGAGAACCATAATTTGGGAGGTTCTCGGCGCCCTCGAGCAGGTCAAGTGA
- a CDS encoding DUF835 domain-containing protein, translated as MVAVISWGYFIRDLIVLLLSLAIIVVMALIGRNAKNNMGFKYFSRVFDMVILTFVLVAIAQTIGVLLRTTILGSNQTFYTIRSVLLVIAAIFIFLSSFLIYLPFGRGRYMVVPLATEPAENLKYGGYWGSLDEVYKAFVLLSKRYRLPAMAVSREPPEVFRGKLGLKLVPVLWISKVNKEGSVNPTRLPYLLNYLEGFLEATNMDKVILIDCIEYLILENGEEAILKFITSLKDLTSINRGILLVAIDKNAVDKRVFNFIKSEFSEVSELMKTLAS; from the coding sequence ATGGTCGCGGTTATCTCGTGGGGTTACTTCATCAGAGATCTTATAGTGCTCCTCCTCTCCCTTGCGATAATAGTCGTTATGGCCTTAATAGGAAGAAATGCCAAGAATAACATGGGCTTCAAGTACTTCTCCAGGGTTTTTGATATGGTTATCCTAACTTTTGTTCTCGTTGCAATCGCCCAGACAATTGGGGTACTCCTCAGGACGACGATCCTTGGTTCGAATCAGACTTTCTATACAATCCGGTCGGTACTCCTTGTTATTGCTGCAATTTTCATTTTTCTCTCCTCCTTCCTGATTTATCTTCCCTTCGGCAGGGGCAGATACATGGTGGTCCCGCTCGCCACGGAGCCTGCTGAGAATCTGAAATACGGCGGCTACTGGGGCAGCCTGGACGAGGTCTACAAGGCTTTTGTCCTTCTCTCCAAGAGATACCGCCTCCCGGCCATGGCCGTCAGCCGCGAGCCCCCCGAAGTCTTTCGCGGAAAGCTCGGCCTCAAGCTGGTTCCTGTTCTCTGGATCTCAAAGGTGAATAAGGAAGGCTCCGTGAACCCCACTAGACTCCCATATCTCCTCAATTACCTCGAAGGCTTTCTTGAGGCGACCAACATGGACAAGGTCATCCTTATAGACTGCATCGAGTACCTGATACTTGAGAACGGCGAAGAGGCAATTCTGAAGTTCATAACATCCCTTAAGGATTTGACCTCAATCAACAGGGGAATCCTGCTGGTTGCCATTGACAAAAACGCCGTCGATAAGAGGGTGTTCAATTTCATAAAGTCGGAGTTCTCTGAAGTATCAGAGCTTATGAAGACACTGGCATCGTAG
- the cobO gene encoding cob(I)yrinic acid a,c-diamide adenosyltransferase: protein MSWKEKLGMVHIYTGDGKGKTTAALGLAVRMLGSGGTVKIIQFMKAPKVYGEQIKIEECGAEIESLGLPKFVHGKPEPDDIEAAKRALQRAREEASSGKWDLIILDEVCVALGFKMLEVDEVKELIKSKAPNTELVLTGRYCPEELFELADYVTEMREVKHPYQRGILARRGVEY, encoded by the coding sequence ATGTCCTGGAAAGAAAAGCTCGGCATGGTCCACATATACACCGGGGACGGAAAGGGAAAGACCACCGCGGCACTTGGTCTAGCCGTTAGAATGCTCGGATCTGGGGGAACGGTGAAGATAATACAGTTTATGAAGGCTCCAAAAGTCTATGGAGAGCAGATAAAGATCGAAGAGTGCGGAGCAGAGATAGAGTCTCTAGGGCTCCCAAAGTTTGTCCACGGAAAGCCGGAGCCAGATGACATCGAGGCTGCAAAGAGGGCCCTGCAGAGGGCCAGGGAAGAGGCTTCGAGCGGAAAGTGGGATCTCATAATACTAGACGAGGTATGCGTCGCCCTGGGCTTTAAGATGCTTGAGGTTGATGAAGTCAAAGAGCTCATCAAAAGCAAGGCCCCCAACACCGAGCTCGTTCTGACAGGAAGGTACTGCCCGGAGGAGCTCTTCGAGCTGGCCGACTACGTGACCGAGATGAGGGAGGTGAAGCACCCCTACCAGAGGGGCATCCTCGCGAGGAGGGGTGTTGAGTACTGA
- a CDS encoding aldolase codes for MSCVIKSQLVKYSRKAHERGLTAAFGGNLSIRRGNLVFIKATGAVMDDMGTGQVAIIDMNGNQISGVRASSEYRLHLAVYRKRPDVRAIAHLHPPYSIVAATVLRRGDLPIITPEAELYLGRIPVTPFRPAGTSDLAEVVAEALKDSDAVLMEKHGIVTVGRTLREAFYKAELVEESAKLWYMEQKC; via the coding sequence ATGAGCTGCGTTATCAAATCCCAGCTTGTTAAGTACTCCAGAAAGGCCCACGAACGCGGGTTGACGGCCGCGTTTGGCGGAAACCTGAGCATCAGGAGGGGCAATCTGGTCTTCATAAAGGCCACCGGAGCGGTCATGGACGACATGGGCACAGGTCAGGTGGCGATCATCGATATGAATGGGAACCAGATCTCTGGGGTGAGGGCATCGAGCGAGTACAGGCTTCATCTCGCGGTCTACAGAAAGAGGCCTGATGTGAGGGCCATAGCCCATCTTCACCCGCCCTATTCGATAGTCGCTGCAACCGTCCTTCGGAGGGGAGATCTGCCGATAATAACCCCCGAGGCTGAGCTTTATTTGGGCAGGATTCCAGTAACGCCTTTCAGGCCAGCTGGGACCAGTGATCTTGCCGAAGTCGTTGCTGAAGCACTCAAGGACTCAGACGCGGTACTGATGGAAAAGCACGGCATAGTCACGGTGGGAAGAACCCTCAGGGAAGCGTTCTACAAGGCGGAGCTCGTTGAGGAGAGTGCAAAACTGTGGTATATGGAGCAGAAATGCTGA
- a CDS encoding radical SAM protein, which translates to MVNEKKKLKVYVPGIKFPSISVTGNACALNCAHCGRHYLEGMRKPERGEILNYCLKLAEEGYNGCLLSGGMDGRLKVPLDFYADEIREIKRRTNLKLNAHVGFIDESDLEWVKYVDAVSLDFVGDDDVIKRVYKIDKTVDDYLRILDLLTEAGVRIAPHITIGLDFGKIWWEYRAIDLLVQYPIDVLVLDVLIPTKGTEMENVPKPSVEESLKVVKYAREEFDGELSIGCMRPLGRWRLEFDKGAVVAGVDRLTNPPRKVIEWAKTVRDVEIIYECCVM; encoded by the coding sequence ATGGTAAACGAAAAGAAGAAACTCAAAGTTTACGTCCCAGGAATCAAATTCCCCTCAATCTCGGTCACGGGGAACGCCTGTGCCCTGAACTGCGCCCATTGCGGGAGGCACTACCTAGAGGGAATGAGGAAGCCCGAGCGCGGGGAGATCTTGAACTACTGCCTTAAGCTCGCTGAGGAAGGCTACAACGGGTGTCTCCTGAGCGGCGGTATGGACGGACGGCTCAAAGTCCCCCTCGACTTCTACGCCGACGAGATAAGGGAAATTAAGAGGAGGACTAACCTCAAGCTCAACGCCCACGTGGGCTTCATCGACGAGAGCGACCTGGAGTGGGTTAAGTACGTCGATGCAGTTTCCCTCGACTTCGTGGGCGATGACGACGTGATAAAGCGCGTTTACAAGATAGACAAGACCGTCGATGATTATCTCAGGATTCTCGACCTTCTAACTGAGGCTGGCGTGAGAATTGCGCCCCACATAACCATCGGCCTCGATTTTGGAAAGATATGGTGGGAGTACCGGGCTATAGACCTCCTGGTTCAGTACCCGATAGACGTTCTCGTCCTCGATGTACTCATCCCAACGAAGGGAACTGAGATGGAGAACGTTCCAAAGCCGAGCGTTGAGGAAAGTCTCAAAGTCGTTAAGTACGCCCGTGAGGAGTTCGATGGTGAGCTGAGCATAGGTTGCATGCGGCCGCTCGGCAGGTGGAGGCTTGAGTTCGACAAGGGTGCGGTTGTGGCGGGGGTGGACAGGCTCACCAATCCTCCTAGGAAAGTAATCGAATGGGCAAAAACGGTGAGGGACGTGGAGATAATCTATGAGTGCTGCGTTATGTGA
- a CDS encoding MMPL family transporter has product MAWNDWIARHPKVVLGVWMILIVIMAPLAGKLSEVTNYSEEQMISHKIESIRVQDIMTEEFAEAQNENMTYLLLTNVSVNDENARKAYLEFKKRVEGRYADNVSSYYDAIDQLWDMDYNLTLNITIMAANITRILYSTAVQTEEGFGQVLNLTYYLANTTEMIKKGLIGAAQGYLALEDNLTFLWNQTVLLRDALNQTDRAYVALHRNLSSTSETLKALNSTLAEMNAGLYALNSSYGMTYVGVIGVHRALTAMGTYDRGNLTPAEAQLIANQTRTRPEFVYAVFNSLYPVYAQAGSAAITDALLANITKGIVLAGTADESQKPLIEAYGTAFYAGVEAFDANAGSPYALQSMNTAQLTGTVSKIASQALHGLPQVIAQGNQAIEVPGLGALDSNTFSSIVEAAVSLGPNPDPMAVENATVQIGLQLMASVPNNPLAGVQNPEDVLRLLLIAGPTKELEKNLLLAGMSGMASGTASQFAPVIADAVLTYDPNAEGVLSTNGALLKNATLSIIKAMAGQMGPQMDESVFRAIYESNGDERVIQGLAKELLKEGMIEQLSSGGVPNTEKTAEVIVETVSKDPRGIVSGERLEEATVEVMAAISEGQAQGGANFNVSEVVKALYEGADPRNLAEKLFLQGAKEKMGQMNDTAVPEEFEGVFMNLTEVIVRNYPMGETELEELVKGTVRSMISSYAKSNPYGIEITFNESKLVEIAFRFKGDPGAMTRDDIKPLAEELWPVIEEKAGTYLSMLKSEDNTTMLITFVPYGRPGPSDDLYKYRAENASRVKEVALEEFGKYFPNVVGALGGTPVQMHEMTKYGQRDNQNTTRASVVIALIVLFLLMGMAVLATFLPFTGVATSALTALGIAYLLAKGGIIDVGSWAQMLTITTALGLGIDYSTYYVHRFKEYLAEGYEHEKAVAEALKRAKDAVLASAFTDIIAFASFVLAWEFPIFQQMGIIAPLAVISVLLASLTFIPAITALIGDKSWFWWPRHLKHIRTMDVHERSRIAEWVIKHSKVVLLIALLVAAPATYTFLTFKGTHDMSLFLPEGSDTLTFMQLSEEKLGASVMSPNYIILEFNGNVTGDDLKLVDEITAHIASMDGVKAVYSPTRPYGEPVSNLTLSAVKALGGGRFISSKGDKVMIQVETKYKPTEEGAKELVKEFRAYVRKVAKENPEVKEGLVGGGAALSMDLADRINDIFWHRIIPVALILMFLSLIPTLKGLPAVTSTMITIFLGVMTSIWVSTWLFGRIFNQEIMWFLPLMVFVVLMGVGIDYNSFYLVKARDEFERRKPEEALIVAAGTMDTLVIGLALVLASTYGALMLSSTWGTREIGFALSAGILLTATMAVYFIGPAFMSLFGEKAWWPLFKNQKEAEK; this is encoded by the coding sequence ATGGCCTGGAACGACTGGATAGCAAGGCACCCAAAGGTGGTGCTGGGGGTCTGGATGATTCTCATAGTCATCATGGCTCCCCTCGCCGGAAAGCTGAGCGAAGTTACCAACTACAGCGAGGAGCAGATGATCTCTCACAAAATAGAGTCCATCAGAGTGCAGGACATAATGACCGAGGAGTTTGCAGAGGCCCAGAACGAGAACATGACCTACCTTCTCCTCACCAACGTAAGTGTGAACGACGAGAACGCAAGGAAAGCTTATCTTGAGTTTAAAAAGCGCGTTGAGGGAAGGTACGCCGACAACGTCAGTTCTTATTATGACGCCATAGATCAGCTCTGGGACATGGACTACAACCTCACGCTGAACATAACCATAATGGCCGCCAACATAACCAGGATCCTCTATTCCACTGCAGTCCAGACGGAGGAGGGCTTCGGGCAGGTTCTTAATCTGACCTACTACCTGGCTAACACGACCGAGATGATCAAGAAGGGCCTCATCGGCGCTGCCCAGGGTTACCTCGCACTGGAGGATAACCTGACTTTTCTCTGGAACCAAACAGTTCTTCTCAGGGATGCCCTGAACCAGACGGATCGGGCCTACGTTGCCCTCCACAGGAACCTGAGCTCGACAAGCGAGACCCTTAAGGCCCTCAACTCAACGCTGGCTGAGATGAACGCTGGGCTATACGCCCTCAACTCAAGCTATGGGATGACCTACGTGGGGGTTATAGGTGTTCACAGGGCCCTCACCGCAATGGGGACGTACGATAGGGGCAATCTAACTCCGGCTGAAGCCCAGCTCATTGCCAACCAGACCAGGACGAGGCCTGAGTTCGTCTACGCGGTGTTTAACTCTCTCTACCCCGTATACGCGCAGGCCGGAAGTGCCGCAATAACCGACGCCCTCCTCGCCAACATCACGAAGGGGATAGTCCTCGCCGGAACCGCAGATGAGAGCCAGAAGCCCCTCATAGAAGCGTATGGGACGGCGTTCTACGCCGGAGTCGAGGCCTTCGACGCCAACGCTGGAAGCCCCTACGCCCTTCAGAGCATGAACACTGCTCAGCTCACTGGGACTGTTTCGAAGATAGCTTCCCAGGCCCTTCATGGCCTCCCCCAGGTCATAGCACAGGGCAACCAGGCGATAGAGGTTCCAGGACTCGGTGCTCTTGATTCAAATACCTTCTCCTCGATAGTTGAAGCGGCTGTTTCCCTCGGCCCGAACCCGGATCCTATGGCTGTTGAAAACGCCACCGTCCAGATCGGGCTTCAGCTAATGGCGAGCGTGCCCAACAATCCGCTGGCTGGTGTGCAGAACCCGGAGGATGTCCTTAGGCTCCTCCTCATAGCCGGCCCAACCAAGGAACTCGAAAAGAACCTCCTGCTTGCTGGGATGAGCGGGATGGCCAGCGGAACAGCGAGCCAGTTCGCCCCGGTTATCGCTGATGCGGTTCTCACCTACGACCCGAACGCGGAGGGGGTTCTCTCCACCAACGGGGCACTCCTCAAAAACGCCACGCTGTCCATCATCAAGGCCATGGCAGGTCAAATGGGCCCCCAGATGGATGAGAGTGTTTTTAGGGCGATCTACGAGAGCAACGGGGACGAGAGGGTTATCCAGGGGCTGGCAAAAGAGCTTCTGAAGGAAGGAATGATAGAGCAGCTCTCCTCCGGGGGTGTACCCAACACTGAGAAAACAGCGGAGGTAATCGTTGAGACGGTCTCAAAGGATCCGAGGGGTATAGTAAGCGGCGAGAGGCTTGAAGAGGCAACCGTTGAGGTAATGGCCGCGATTAGCGAGGGACAGGCGCAGGGGGGTGCGAACTTCAACGTCTCGGAAGTTGTGAAGGCCCTCTACGAGGGCGCCGACCCGAGGAATCTGGCTGAGAAACTCTTCCTCCAGGGCGCCAAAGAAAAGATGGGCCAGATGAACGACACGGCCGTTCCTGAGGAGTTCGAAGGCGTCTTCATGAACCTCACTGAGGTGATAGTAAGGAACTACCCGATGGGCGAGACGGAGCTTGAGGAGCTGGTGAAAGGCACCGTTCGCTCCATGATATCCAGCTACGCTAAGAGTAACCCCTACGGTATAGAGATAACCTTCAATGAATCGAAGCTCGTGGAGATAGCCTTCCGGTTCAAAGGGGATCCCGGTGCGATGACCAGGGATGACATCAAGCCCCTTGCCGAGGAGCTCTGGCCGGTTATCGAGGAGAAGGCTGGTACCTATCTGAGCATGCTCAAGAGCGAAGACAACACCACGATGCTGATAACCTTCGTTCCCTACGGAAGGCCCGGACCGAGCGACGATCTCTACAAGTACAGGGCGGAGAACGCCAGTAGGGTCAAGGAGGTAGCCCTGGAGGAGTTTGGTAAGTACTTCCCCAACGTTGTGGGCGCCCTCGGTGGAACCCCTGTCCAGATGCACGAGATGACAAAATATGGCCAGAGGGACAACCAGAATACAACGCGCGCGAGTGTGGTGATAGCGCTGATTGTGCTCTTCCTGCTCATGGGTATGGCGGTTCTGGCAACGTTCCTGCCGTTCACGGGCGTTGCAACCTCCGCCCTCACCGCGCTTGGAATAGCTTATCTCCTTGCCAAGGGTGGGATCATCGACGTGGGAAGCTGGGCTCAGATGCTGACGATAACCACCGCCCTCGGTCTCGGTATAGACTACTCGACCTACTACGTCCACCGCTTCAAGGAGTACCTGGCTGAAGGCTACGAGCATGAGAAGGCAGTTGCAGAAGCCCTCAAGAGGGCTAAGGACGCAGTCCTGGCGAGTGCCTTCACCGACATCATAGCCTTCGCCTCCTTCGTCCTCGCCTGGGAGTTCCCGATATTCCAGCAGATGGGCATAATAGCGCCGCTGGCAGTCATCTCGGTTCTGCTAGCAAGCCTTACCTTCATCCCAGCAATAACTGCCCTCATCGGCGACAAGAGCTGGTTCTGGTGGCCGAGACACCTAAAGCACATCAGAACAATGGACGTCCACGAGAGGAGCAGGATAGCCGAGTGGGTGATAAAGCACTCAAAGGTTGTTCTTCTGATAGCCCTCCTCGTAGCCGCACCGGCCACTTACACGTTCCTGACCTTCAAAGGAACTCACGACATGAGCCTCTTCCTCCCTGAGGGCAGCGACACCCTCACCTTTATGCAGCTGAGCGAAGAAAAGCTCGGGGCTTCCGTTATGTCCCCGAACTACATAATCCTCGAGTTCAACGGCAACGTTACTGGTGATGACCTTAAGCTGGTGGACGAGATAACGGCACACATCGCTTCAATGGATGGGGTAAAGGCTGTCTATTCACCCACGAGGCCCTACGGGGAACCGGTTAGCAACCTGACGCTTTCGGCGGTTAAAGCGCTCGGAGGGGGCAGGTTCATCTCAAGCAAGGGCGATAAGGTCATGATCCAGGTCGAGACGAAGTACAAGCCCACTGAGGAAGGAGCCAAAGAGCTCGTGAAGGAGTTCAGGGCCTACGTTAGGAAAGTTGCAAAGGAGAACCCAGAGGTTAAGGAAGGTCTCGTCGGAGGAGGAGCGGCGCTCTCGATGGATCTAGCGGACAGGATCAACGACATCTTCTGGCACAGGATAATCCCAGTGGCGTTGATCCTGATGTTCCTCTCGCTCATCCCCACACTCAAGGGTCTGCCTGCCGTAACGTCCACTATGATTACAATCTTTCTCGGCGTCATGACGAGCATCTGGGTCTCGACGTGGCTCTTCGGCAGGATATTCAACCAGGAGATCATGTGGTTCCTTCCGCTGATGGTCTTCGTCGTGCTGATGGGTGTCGGCATCGACTACAACAGCTTCTACCTCGTGAAGGCGAGGGACGAGTTCGAGCGCAGAAAGCCCGAGGAGGCTTTGATAGTCGCGGCCGGAACAATGGATACGCTAGTCATAGGACTGGCGCTTGTCCTTGCCAGCACCTACGGGGCGCTGATGCTCAGCTCAACTTGGGGAACGAGGGAAATAGGCTTTGCACTCTCCGCAGGAATCCTCCTGACGGCGACGATGGCGGTGTACTTCATAGGGCCGGCATTTATGAGCCTCTTCGGGGAGAAGGCCTGGTGGCCGCTGTTCAAGAACCAGAAGGAAGCCGAGAAGTGA
- a CDS encoding M20 family metallopeptidase translates to MEIELLKKLVSIPSHFGSEGEISKFIGSFLEEHGLPVKYQEIEGFGSNVISKVKGKKLTLVLNGHMDTVGLGGGWRKNPWGELEGDKFYGLGSADMKGGLAAMMTAFVEILNIPKKKRPTVIFTAVVDEEGYSRGAWRLIESGELRDADLVLVGEPTNESLMLGARGRFVIKLKLRGKKAHAARPENGINAIEELSKLLAFLPKIKTKKHRRLGSGSYCTLYAHGEADGLSVPESAEAIVDRHVVVGEDWERVTRELRKAATRVGVSGELEIERFPRPTPEMLPYTVRENNRFVSILEKVYSSLWGEIPEKTYGRSVGDFNYFGTYLGAPTIVFGPKGSNWHSADEWVSVSSVRRVKQTYVEFIKALGNSGRPIT, encoded by the coding sequence ATGGAGATAGAGTTATTGAAGAAACTTGTCTCAATTCCATCACATTTTGGTAGTGAAGGGGAAATCTCAAAATTCATCGGCTCGTTTCTCGAAGAACACGGACTCCCCGTAAAGTACCAGGAGATAGAGGGTTTTGGTAGCAACGTGATCTCCAAGGTTAAAGGAAAGAAACTAACCCTCGTCCTCAACGGCCACATGGACACCGTTGGATTGGGGGGAGGATGGAGGAAGAACCCCTGGGGCGAGCTGGAAGGGGATAAGTTCTACGGTCTCGGGAGTGCGGATATGAAAGGGGGCCTCGCCGCGATGATGACGGCCTTTGTGGAGATCCTAAACATCCCAAAGAAGAAGCGGCCAACAGTAATCTTCACGGCGGTCGTTGATGAGGAAGGATATTCCCGGGGAGCCTGGAGGCTCATAGAAAGTGGAGAACTCAGGGACGCTGATTTAGTCCTCGTGGGTGAACCCACGAACGAGAGCCTGATGCTCGGGGCAAGGGGAAGGTTCGTGATAAAACTGAAGCTCCGGGGGAAGAAAGCTCACGCGGCAAGACCCGAAAACGGGATAAACGCCATAGAAGAGCTCTCAAAGCTCCTGGCGTTTCTTCCAAAGATAAAGACTAAAAAACACAGACGACTGGGTTCGGGCTCGTACTGCACCCTCTACGCCCACGGGGAAGCGGACGGCCTGAGCGTCCCGGAATCGGCCGAAGCAATAGTGGACAGGCATGTGGTCGTTGGGGAAGACTGGGAGCGGGTAACCAGGGAGCTGAGAAAGGCCGCGACAAGGGTCGGGGTAAGCGGGGAGCTAGAGATAGAGAGGTTCCCAAGACCAACGCCCGAAATGCTCCCTTACACCGTTAGAGAGAACAATCGATTCGTCTCTATTCTTGAGAAGGTTTATTCCTCCCTGTGGGGCGAAATCCCGGAAAAAACCTACGGAAGGAGCGTGGGCGACTTCAACTACTTCGGCACATACCTCGGGGCACCCACGATAGTTTTTGGACCGAAGGGCTCAAACTGGCACTCCGCCGACGAGTGGGTGAGCGTTTCATCGGTCAGGAGGGTAAAGCAGACGTACGTGGAGTTCATCAAAGCCCTCGGGAACTCGGGGAGACCCATCACATAA